A stretch of Camelina sativa cultivar DH55 chromosome 18, Cs, whole genome shotgun sequence DNA encodes these proteins:
- the LOC104762579 gene encoding metacaspase-3 isoform X1 gives MASRREVRCRCGRRMLVQPDVRAIQCPTCHNVTQVYSLVDVARGAQRIINGFQQLLRPHQPPQHQHHPQQQQQMMAQPPPPPRLLEPLPSPFGKKRAVLCGVNYKGKSYSLEGCISDAKSMRCFLVQKMGFPIDSILMLTEDETSPQRIPTKRNIRKAMRWLVEGNRARDSLVFHFSGHGSQQKDYNGDEIDGQDETLAPLDHETEGKIIDDEINRILVRPLVHGAKLHAVIDACNSGTVLDLPFICRMERNGSYEWEDHRSVRAYKGTDGGAAFCFSACDDDETSGYTPVFTGKNTGAMTYSFIKAVKTAGPSPTYGHLLNLMCSAIREAQSRLALNEDYTSSDASAEPLLTSSEEFDVYATKFIL, from the exons atggCTAGCCGGAGAGAAGTACGGTGCCGTTGCGGCAGACGGATGTTGGTTCAACCAGACGTCCGTGCCATCCAATGCCCAACCTGCCACAACGTCACGCAGGTCTACTCGCTGGTGGACGTAGCACGCGGTGCGCAACGCATAATTAATGGGTTTCAACAGCTACTTAGACCACATCAACCACCGCAACATCAGCATcatccacaacaacaacaacaa ATGATGGCTCAACCGCCACCGCCGCCGCGGCTGCTCGAGCCTCTTCCCTCGCCGTTTGGGAAGAAGAGAGCAGTTTTATGCGGCGTGAACTATAAGGGAAAAAGCTACAGCTTGGAAGGTTGCATCAGTGATGCTAAATCCATGAGATGTTTCTTGGTTCAAAAAATGGGTTTCCCTATTGACTCTATTCTCATGCTCACAG AAGATGAAACCAGCCCGCAGAGAATACCGACGAAGAGAAACATTAGGAAGGCAATGAGATGGTTAGTTGAAGGGAACAGAGCGAGGGACTCACTTGTGTTTCATTTCTCTGGTCATGGATCTCAGCAGAAGGACTACAATGGAGACGAGATTGACGGTCAAGATGAAACCTTGGCCCCTTTAGACCATGAAACTGAAGGAAAAATCATCGATGACGAGATTAACCGGATACTCGTGAGGCCGCTCGTCCATGGAGCTAAGCTTCACGCTGTCATTGACGCTTGTAACAGCGGGACTGTCCTTGATTTACCCTTCATTTGCAGGATGGAGAg GAATGGTTCTTATGAGTGGGAAGATCATAGATCAGTCAGAGCTTACAAAGGAACAGATGGTGGAGCAGCTTTCTGTTTCAGTGCTTGTGACGATGATGAAACCAGTGGTTACACTCCT GTGTTCACGGGGAAAAACACAGGAGCCATGACTTATAGCTTTATAAAGGCGGTGAAGACAGCTGGACCGTCACCCACGTATGGCCACCTGCTTAACCTTATGTGTTCTGCAATACGAGAGGCCCAGTCTCGCCTCGCCTTGAACGAGGACTACACAAGCTCTGATGCATCCGcg GAGCCACTGCTAACATCATCTGAGGAATTTGACGTGTACGCTACAAAGTTTATACTCTGA
- the LOC104762579 gene encoding metacaspase-3 isoform X2, translating to MASRREVRCRCGRRMLVQPDVRAIQCPTCHNVTQVYSLVDVARGAQRIINGFQQLLRPHQPPQHQHHPQQQQQMMAQPPPPPRLLEPLPSPFGKKRAVLCGVNYKGKSYSLEGCISDAKSMRCFLVQKMGFPIDSILMLTEDETSPQRIPTKRNIRKAMRWLVEGNRARDSLVFHFSGHGSQQKDYNGDEIDGQDETLAPLDHETEGKIIDDEINRILVRPLVHGAKLHAVIDACNSGTVLDLPFICRMERNGSYEWEDHRSVRAYKGTDGGAAFCFSACDDDETSGYTPVFTGKNTGAMTYSFIKAVKTAGPSPTYGHLLNLMCSAIREAQSRLALNEDYTSSDASAEPLLTSSEEFDVYATKFIL from the exons atggCTAGCCGGAGAGAAGTACGGTGCCGTTGCGGCAGACGGATGTTGGTTCAACCAGACGTCCGTGCCATCCAATGCCCAACCTGCCACAACGTCACGCAGGTCTACTCGCTGGTGGACGTAGCACGCGGTGCGCAACGCATAATTAATGGGTTTCAACAGCTACTTAGACCACATCAACCACCGCAACATCAGCATcatccacaacaacaacaacaaatgatGGCTCAACCGCCACCGCCGCCGCGGCTGCTCGAGCCTCTTCCCTCGCCGTTTGGGAAGAAGAGAGCAGTTTTATGCGGCGTGAACTATAAGGGAAAAAGCTACAGCTTGGAAGGTTGCATCAGTGATGCTAAATCCATGAGATGTTTCTTGGTTCAAAAAATGGGTTTCCCTATTGACTCTATTCTCATGCTCACAG AAGATGAAACCAGCCCGCAGAGAATACCGACGAAGAGAAACATTAGGAAGGCAATGAGATGGTTAGTTGAAGGGAACAGAGCGAGGGACTCACTTGTGTTTCATTTCTCTGGTCATGGATCTCAGCAGAAGGACTACAATGGAGACGAGATTGACGGTCAAGATGAAACCTTGGCCCCTTTAGACCATGAAACTGAAGGAAAAATCATCGATGACGAGATTAACCGGATACTCGTGAGGCCGCTCGTCCATGGAGCTAAGCTTCACGCTGTCATTGACGCTTGTAACAGCGGGACTGTCCTTGATTTACCCTTCATTTGCAGGATGGAGAg GAATGGTTCTTATGAGTGGGAAGATCATAGATCAGTCAGAGCTTACAAAGGAACAGATGGTGGAGCAGCTTTCTGTTTCAGTGCTTGTGACGATGATGAAACCAGTGGTTACACTCCT GTGTTCACGGGGAAAAACACAGGAGCCATGACTTATAGCTTTATAAAGGCGGTGAAGACAGCTGGACCGTCACCCACGTATGGCCACCTGCTTAACCTTATGTGTTCTGCAATACGAGAGGCCCAGTCTCGCCTCGCCTTGAACGAGGACTACACAAGCTCTGATGCATCCGcg GAGCCACTGCTAACATCATCTGAGGAATTTGACGTGTACGCTACAAAGTTTATACTCTGA
- the LOC104762581 gene encoding protein EXORDIUM-like 2 has translation MASNYSFAILLTLLFATAGFSAAVLVEEQPLVLKYHNGALLKGNITVNLVWYGKFTPIQRSVIVDFIRSLNSKDASSSFSAAVPSVSSWWKTTEKYKGGSSTLVVGKQLLLENYPLGKSLKNPYLRALSTKLNGGGLRAITVVLTAKDVTVEGFCMNRCGTHGSSGSKPRRAANGAAYVWVGNSETQCPGYCAWPFHQPIYGPQTPPLVAPNGDVGVDGMIINLATLLANTVTNPFNNGYFQGPPTAPLEAVSACPGIFGSGSYPGYAGRVLVDKTTGSSYNARGLAGRKYLLPAMWDPQSSTCKTLV, from the coding sequence ATGGCTTCTAATTACAGTTTTGCCATCTTACTCACTCTTCTCTTCGCCACCGCAGGCTTTTCCGCCGCCGTGTTGGTCGAGGAGCAGCCGCTTGTACTCAAATACCACAACGGAGCTCTCTTGAAAGGTAACATCACCGTCAATCTCGTTTGGTACGGGAAATTCACACCGATCCAACGGTCCGTGATCGTCGACTTCATCCGCTCGCTCAACTCCAAAGAcgcctcctcctccttttcCGCCGCAGTTCCTTCCGTCTCGTCGTGGTGGAAGACGACTGAGAAATACAAAGGCGGATCCTCAACGCTCGTCGTCGGGAAACAGCTTCTCCTCGAGAACTATCCTCTCGGAAAATCCCTGAAAAATCCTTACCTCCGTGCTCTGTCCACAAAACTCAACGGCGGCGGACTCCGTGCCATAACCGTCGTTCTAACTGCGAAAGACGTTACCGTCGAAGGGTTCTGTATGAACCGATGCGGGACTCACGGATCATCTGGCTCGAAACCGCGTCGCGCGGCTAACGGCGCTGCTTACGTCTGGGTTGGGAACTCCGAGACGCAGTGCCCTGGATATTGCGCTTGGCCGTTTCACCAGCCTATTTACGGACCACAAACGCCGCCGTTGGTCGCTCCTAACGGTGACGTTGGAGTTGACGGAATGATTATAAACCTCGCCACGCTTCTAGCTAACACCGTCACGAATCCGTTTAACAACGGGTATTTCCAAGGCCCACCAACTGCACCGCTTGAAGCTGTCTCCGCTTGTCCTGGCatattcgggtcgggttcgtACCCGGGTTATGCGGGTCGGGTACTCGTCGACAAAACCACCGGGTCTAGTTACAACGCACGTGGACTCGCCGGTAGGAAATATCTATTGCCGGCGATGTGGGATCCGCAGAGTTCGACGTGCAAGACTCTTGTTTGA
- the LOC104762580 gene encoding nitronate monooxygenase-like (The sequence of the model RefSeq protein was modified relative to this genomic sequence to represent the inferred CDS: added 50 bases not found in genome assembly), giving the protein MVGLKGILGFDYGIVQAPLGPDISGPELVAAVANAGGIGLLRCPDWECPDYLRELIRKTKTLTDKPFGIGVVLAFPHDLNIKAILEEKVAVLQLYWGDCSQELVDLAHRACVKVVPQVGNVEEARKAVDVGVDAIIVQGYEAGGHVIGKDGLFSLLPRVVDVVGERDIPVIAAGGIVDARGYVAALSLGAQGVCLGTRFVATHESYAHPIYKRMLTEYEKTEYTDIFGRARWPGAPQRVLETPFFDDWRSLPADENEVNQPIIGRSTIHGVEKEIRRFSGTVPNMTTTGDLESMAMYAGQSVGLIKEILPAGDVVKNLVEEAQLLILQKFSNAS; this is encoded by the exons ATGGTGGGTTTGAAAGGGATTCTAGGGTTTGATTATGGAATAGTTCAGGCGCCATTAGGACCAGATATATCCGGACCAGAGCTTGTAGCCGCCGTCGCTAATGCCGGAGGGATTGGTCTTCTCAGATGTCCTGATTGG GAGTGTCCTGATTACTTGAGGGAGCTTATAAGGAAGACAAAGACATTAACAGACAAACCATTTGGGATCGGTGTTGTTCTTGCGTTTCCTCATGATTTGAACATTAAGGCAATCTTAGAAGAGAAGGTTGCTGTGTTGCAGCTTTACTGGGGTGATTGTTCAC GTGGGGAATGTCGAAGAAGCTAGAAAGGCTGTTGATGTAGGAGTAGACGCCATTATTGTCCAAGGGTATGAAGCAGGTGGGCATGTAATTGGAAAG gacGGTCTCTTTTCATTGTTGCCAAGAGTGGTGGATGTAGTTGGGGAAAGAGATATCCCCGTTATTGCTGCTGGAGGAATTGTGGATGCACGCGGTTATGTTGCAGCCTTGTCACTTGGTGCTCAAGGGGTCTGTCTAGGCACAAG ATTCGTGGCGACTCATGAGAGCTATGCACACCCAATATACAAAAGGATGCTGACTGAATATGAAAAAACTGAGTACACAGATATATTTGGAAGAGCGAGGTGGCCTGGTGCGCCGCAACGTGTTCTGGAGACACCTTTCTTTGATGACTGGAGATCTCTTCCGGCTGATGAGAATGAAGTTAACCAACCTATTATTGGACGTTCCACCATACATGGCGTT GAGAAGGAGATAAGAAGATTTTCAGGAACAGTACCAAACATGACCACAACAGGCGACTTAGAGAGTATGGCCATGTATGCAGGCCAAAGCGTAGGACTTATCAAGGAGATTTTACCGGCTGGAGACGTAGTGAAAAATCTTGTGGAAGAAGCTCAGCTTCTGATCCTCCAAAagttcagcaatgcttcatga
- the LOC104762579 gene encoding metacaspase-3 isoform X3, which translates to MASRREVRCRCGRRMLVQPDVRAIQCPTCHNVTQVYSLVDVARGAQRIINGFQQLLRPHQPPQHQHHPQQMMAQPPPPPRLLEPLPSPFGKKRAVLCGVNYKGKSYSLEGCISDAKSMRCFLVQKMGFPIDSILMLTEDETSPQRIPTKRNIRKAMRWLVEGNRARDSLVFHFSGHGSQQKDYNGDEIDGQDETLAPLDHETEGKIIDDEINRILVRPLVHGAKLHAVIDACNSGTVLDLPFICRMERNGSYEWEDHRSVRAYKGTDGGAAFCFSACDDDETSGYTPVFTGKNTGAMTYSFIKAVKTAGPSPTYGHLLNLMCSAIREAQSRLALNEDYTSSDASAEPLLTSSEEFDVYATKFIL; encoded by the exons atggCTAGCCGGAGAGAAGTACGGTGCCGGTGCGGCAGACGGATGTTGGTTCAACCAGACGTCCGTGCCATCCAATGCCCAACCTGCCACAACGTCACGCAGGTCTACTCGCTGGTGGACGTAGCACGCGGTGCGCAACGCATAATTAATGGGTTTCAACAGCTACTTAGACCACATCAACCACCGCAACATCAGCATCATCCACAACAAATGATGGCTCAACCGCCACCGCCGCCGCGGCTGCTCGAGCCTCTTCCCTCGCCGTTTGGGAAGAAGAGAGCAGTTTTATGCGGCGTGAACTATAAGGGAAAAAGCTACAGCTTGGAAGGTTGCATCAGTGATGCTAAATCCATGAGATGTTTCTTGGTTCAAAAAATGGGTTTCCCTATTGACTCTATTCTCATGCTCACAG AAGATGAAACCAGCCCGCAGAGAATACCGACGAAGAGAAACATTAGGAAGGCAATGAGATGGTTAGTTGAAGGGAACAGAGCGAGGGACTCACTTGTGTTTCATTTCTCTGGTCATGGATCTCAGCAGAAGGACTACAATGGAGACGAGATTGACGGTCAAGATGAAACCTTGGCCCCTTTAGACCATGAAACTGAAGGAAAAATCATCGATGACGAGATTAACCGGATACTCGTGAGGCCGCTCGTCCATGGAGCTAAGCTTCACGCTGTCATTGACGCTTGTAACAGCGGGACTGTCCTTGATTTACCCTTCATTTGCAGGATGGAGAg GAATGGTTCTTATGAGTGGGAAGATCATAGATCAGTCAGAGCTTACAAAGGAACAGATGGTGGAGCAGCTTTCTGTTTCAGTGCTTGTGACGATGATGAAACCAGTGGTTACACTCCT GTGTTCACGGGGAAAAACACAGGAGCCATGACTTATAGCTTTATAAAGGCGGTGAAGACAGCTGGACCGTCACCCACGTATGGCCACCTGCTTAACCTTATGTGTTCTGCAATACGAGAGGCCCAGTCTCGCCTCGCCTTGAACGAGGACTACACAAGCTCTGATGCATCCGcg GAGCCACTGCTAACATCATCTGAGGAATTTGACGTGTACGCTACAAAGTTTATACTCTGA